The following is a genomic window from Rutidosis leptorrhynchoides isolate AG116_Rl617_1_P2 chromosome 8, CSIRO_AGI_Rlap_v1, whole genome shotgun sequence.
gatgtggacgatccactctcgtggcaaccacagagcatacgataagtagattaacacacaagatattagaccttagctctgataccacttgttgagcaaagtgacaccgaattatagcaaaccactagtaataatatgaaaacgataataaatgaacaccgagatttaacgtggaaaaccccaatagggtaaaaaccacgggcaaggaaagaaacgtttcactaataagaataataggaattacaacttctctctaattacaaggataattaCTAAtgcttatatctcttgtaattaggagactaaacTCAAACTCTCTATTACACTCTTAGAATATAAGAAGAAGAATGTGTTTTGGGATGATTTGAATGCTTGCTTATGGCTCTATTTATAGTAGTAAGGATTGAGATTTGGTGAGAGTTAGGCAAGTTAGGTAATGAAAAGTGTTACCTACAACTTACCAACAACCATCCACTTATTTTACCAACTACATCCACCAACAACATCTACCAACAACCATTTATATTTTCTATTTCAACAGTTAAAACTTGCATATCGTTTAGATTAAACAGACAACGATTTCACTTTTGATGGAAAAAGGCAAGTAAAAGTTAGATAAAATCAAGGATTAAAAATGAAAATATTAGAACTTTAAGTACCATATTAGTCGTTACGCAAATCTACAAGGTTTAAAGTAAGCATCTCCAAAACCCATAATCCCCGTCCCTCTCAAAACCCCTCTTTTTTACTTCCTCCGACGCTAATACGGGAAACTGGAAAACTTTTCCCGTCCGGCACTACGGCGCTGCCAAAACACAgattatacaaataaatatacacacttatatacacacacacatacacacactctCATatgtattttaattattaaactgattattatttaaataattaataggAAGGGATAATGGGAGGAGGTGAAGGAAAAGAAGGAGATTGGGAGTGTGGTAGTTGTGAAAACAGAAATTATGCGTTTAGATCGTTTTGTAACAGATGTAAACAACCTCGATTGCTTGTTGATTCCAAAACACCTGCTGATTCTAAATGGTTACCGAGAATCGGCGATTGGATCTGTACTGGTAATTAATCCCCTTTCGCGATTAATCTATTATTTATTGATTTATGAGTGTTGATTGTATATAATTTTAGCTACGAGCAATTGATGTATATCAGTTACTAGGTTATATTTATATTCACAATTGAAGGCTAGGTAAACAGTAAGTTAGTTACAGTAAGCAATTGCTCAAACTGTTTATTTGAAGGTTAGGTAAACAGTAAGTTAGTTACAGTAAGCAATTTCAAGCAGCTTATTGAACCCTAAAGTTCTTGGATCGGTTTATAAGAAACACAATAAACAGCTTATTTATAATGACTTATGCGCTAAAATTAATACTAATCTGTCATAAGTTCAATTCAGTAAGGTCCTTACAAATTAATAAGCCTCTAAGCATATGTATTAAAGCTATAACATAGTGGTTGCAAGTCTGTTTAACTATTTgtatataatgatgatgattggAAGAAATTATGCCTGGATTCGATATCATCTCTATTTAGTACTCAAAAGATGCCTTATGTTCCATCAATTCAGGCATGGATTACATTTTATAAAATGTGTATATGGGATTTTGTTATAGTAGCTGTTATCACTGACATAGAATACATGTAAACTTGAATGTTGTTTAAAAAGTTTAGGGATCCACTGAAAGCTTTATTGCTTAGGGTGGTTTGTTTGTGTATTCATAACTGAATTTCATTATCTTAGTTGGCATGAATCATGATCGGACCGTGAATGTCTCTACGTTTGTATGAAATTTAAAGTTGATTTGGTGGGTTGTGAAACTTTAAGTGGTTTACTTGATAATCAACATAGTGTCGTGAATGAATTTTCAGTTTGTGCTGTCAAAGATGACTTGAAATATTTCCTTAATCCCAAATACTTGAGTATAAGCCAAAAATTGCATTTCTTAAATGTAAATATTGCTTTTAACACTACTTAGCAAGAAGTTCATATTTTGTCAGGCAATAAATTGTTTTATATTATTGTAGTATATGTTTGTCAAAAATAAATTTTAACCATTTTATTTTTGAAAAATGAAATCATTTGGGTTGAGTAGTttgtgtttttgtgtgtgtttgGTATGTGATTGGCTGTTTGGCGTGCGTTACTTTGGGTTCCTATTTCGATTGGTGTGTGTGGCGATGGATCAAAAATAGGCTGCACTAACAACAATTATGCCTCACGAGAAAAGTGCAAAAAGTGTGGTCAACCAAAGGAGTTAACAGCTATGCCAGCACTTGCAATGCATGGGCCCACTCTGCAAACTCATCCACATTATTTTGCCAGGGTACAAGGATTACAACACCAACAGCCTATTCATCTGAGCCCTAATTGGCTTTTAGGAGTCCCAGATAAATATGGAGTTTCAGCCTCTACCTGGCCAATGGGTCCTACAAATAATGTACCCTATGTGAACCAAGTCAGCCAGGTTCCAAAAGGATGGCGCAGTGGCGATTGGATTTGCACTTGTGGTTTCCACAACTATTCTTCTCGAGCACAGGTACAAAATTGGACTAAGTGAATATATATGGCTGATGATTGCTGTTATTATTTTTCTGATTTAGCTTATGTTAATTTTACAGTGCAAAAAATGTGATGCTTCTATGCCTCCAGGTAATAACAACACATCTTTGGTTTCATTCATTTATGTAGATGATTAAGTACTAAGTAATACAATAAAATAGGTTGAGTGTAGTAACGTTTATATATTGAGTATATACTAATTAGTTGCAGGCAGGATGTGCGATAGTAATGAGTATTTTACGGCTTAATGATGACTGACTAGGACTTTGTAgtgtaattttatattttataggtGTCAATATGGAAGGGTTGGGTGGGTCGGTAAAGGATAAAAGATGTGATTCAAAACAAAATGATTTAAAGTGGTCGGGTTTGCCCTTTTTTTTGTCAATATTCATTCTGTCAAATTGATTATATTTTATTGTTTCTCAGTAATATTTTTTCTTAAAAGCTACATTTAGGAGATTTAATGGATTGAAATTACACTTATGGTGACATTTTGTTTATTGGACTTATTCAACCAGTTTAAGTTACTTCTTTGAATTTTATCCGTTGGAGATATATAAGCCCAGACATCAAGGTTGTAAAATTCGGACGAGTAGTCGGGCCTGGGAAGTAGGCCCATGTAGGTTAACGTGCCGGAAAATCCCGAAAACCTTT
Proteins encoded in this region:
- the LOC139862063 gene encoding ranBP2-type zinc finger protein At1g67325 isoform X2 gives rise to the protein MGGGEGKEGDWECGSCENRNYAFRSFCNRCKQPRLLVDSKTPADSKWLPRIGDWICTGCTNNNYASREKCKKCGQPKELTAMPALAMHGPTLQTHPHYFARVQGLQHQQPIHLSPNWLLGVPDKYGVSASTWPMGPTNNVPYVNQVSQVPKGWRSGDWICTCGFHNYSSRAQCKKCDASMPPALGTKRSASEDLGQDWDNKRLNAGQQAYLPLGPISSSTFLTPFQMVNSSTNPQMITMPSLPGKGAKQWRDGDWMCTNCDNHNYASRSHCNKCNTQKEGLVVPVSVA
- the LOC139862063 gene encoding ranBP2-type zinc finger protein At1g67325 isoform X1, whose translation is MGGGEGKEGDWECGSCENRNYAFRSFCNRCKQPRLLVDSKTPADSKWLPRIGDWICTGCTNNNYASREKCKKCGQPKELTAMPALAMHGPTLQTHPHYFARVQGLQHQQPIHLSPNWLLGVPDKYGVSASTWPMGPTNNVPYVNQVSQVPKGWRSGDWICTCGFHNYSSRAQCKKCDASMPPALGTKRSASEDLGQDWDNKRLNAGQQQAYLPLGPISSSTFLTPFQMVNSSTNPQMITMPSLPGKGAKQWRDGDWMCTNCDNHNYASRSHCNKCNTQKEGLVVPVSVA